The DNA segment CAGAAGAGCGAACGCCAGTCCCCTTTTTTTATGAAATATTTTTTCCCGGTCTAAAAGTCCTTTTTCATGGTACAGGGAGTATGACGAAGTTTTCCACATTCTGACTCCTTGAATTCCTTATTATATACTTTGCCTGCGCAACTCTCTGGATGTTTGCAGGGTATAGCCGAGAGCACACTTTGTCCCTTCAGTTTCTCAGTCAAAATCCGACAAAACTGACTGTCAGTTTTTGTGGCTGTTTTTTTACGTATCCCCTCTTGCCGCAGCCTTTTCTGAATGCCATATTGCCAAGCATTACTGTGAGGACGGGACACCGGGTGGTGTTTCCCGAAACGCACAGTTCCATGGGCGCAGTCCATGGTTGGTCGGCAGGGAGGCTTTGAAAGAGTCCTTCTGGTTTTGGCTCATTAAAAGAGCGGTGCGAGGAATTTTTAGTCCGGCGGTGCCTCTATGGTGTTCAACCCAATTTGCAGTTGACAATTTATCGAGACAGCAATATTGCGTTGATAACGATTTTCAATTTCATGAAATTGAAGCATGCTTAGGATAGAAATCTCACACTGTTTAATGAGTTGAATCAGGATTTTATACTCCTTAGATTCGACAAGAAGAGGATGAATGTCATGGTTTGGTATGATCGAGAATCCGAGAGTGAACAAAACGTGGCAACACTTCTTGAACGAATTGAGCAAAGAGTTAAACGCGAAGTCTGGTGGATGTCAGGCGTCGCTTCCTGCCTCGTCAGTGTCATGGTCGTGATTCATGTGGCACTCATTCATTACTCAGTGCCTTAAGTGGCGAAGGGGAAGCTTGTGAGATTGTCTGTTTTTCAATTTTTTGTCTTTTTTTTCAGCCTGATGGTTCCTGTTCAGACCTCTTTGGCTTCGGGGGGTGTGATCCATGTTCCCGAGTATGAGAATACGCTTGAAAAAGTGGTTCTTTCGTTACCAGCCAAGGTGTCTCAGCTCGTCTACCATGAGGATTTGTTGACCCGATTTCCTTCCTATACGGAATTTTTGATTTTGGTGGAGGGCACCAATCTGCCGATACTCCAAAAAAACCTTGAAGGGAAACCATATGCATCACGGGTCAAATTGATTCCGTATTATTCAAAAAACGTGGACGAAGGACGGTATTTTACCATGGTTGACAAGAATCCGACCCTTGCCGGTGTCTTCCGAGACCGCCTCTGGCCCCAGGGGACAGTCTGGGCGCGGGATTCTTTTGTCGCGTGTAAGGATCAGAATGGTGAGCCTGTGCTCATGGTCCCGACGTATTATCGAAATATTGTTTTCCCTTCAGTCAATGTCGGGGAAAAAAGCCATCTTCAGTTCGATAATGACTATCTCAAGTCACTGCGAGGCTTGGGAGTACACATGCAAAAGAGCGTTCCTCTTGTCTTTGACGGTGGAAACGTCTTTTTTGACAATCTCGGTGGGAAGTCGGTGGCTCTCGTGGGCAAGGATAGCGTGAGAGCCTCCGTTGCCCTGAGTCGGGCCATCAAATCCGGCATGGATGAGGCTGCGATTCTCGACTCATTCAAGACGTTTTTCAATGTGGATAATGTTGCCATTGTCGGCATCGAGCGACAGCCGCAACTTCTGTTTCATCTGGATCAGGCCATGGCTCCACTGCCGGGCGGTATTGCAGCGGTCGTCAAGACCGTGGGAACAATGCCCGAGAGTGATACTGAGAAGAAACAGGTTGAAGAGGTCCGTGAATTTCTCAGTCATCTGAGAATCCAGCTGCATCAGCTTGGTTACACGATTATCGACGTTGAGACCTCCATGGACGCTGTCCTGCATAGGCGGTTTCCGAATATGGTTGTCTATACCAATCGAGAGACGGGCAAGGTGAACCTTTTGCTCAGTACATACAGCGATGATTCAGAACTGGATGCACAGTTGAGGGAAAAGAATATTCATCAGCTGCAAGAGCGCGGGTATGTCGTTGATCACGTCAATACCGACGCCAACAGAAACAACGGAGGAGTCCATTGCCTATACAACACTTTATAACGGAGCGGAGTTGTATCGCACCATGACACAGGAAGTGTTCCGAAAGGAGAATCGAGTGCTGGACAGGGCAAAAACCGCTCTGGACGACCTTCACACATCCGGAGAATCTGTGAATCCCGCTTTTTCGTCCCTTATCAAGGGGTACGAGAAGCTTCTGCGACAGAGCCATCGATTAGTCACGATGGGGGATCGGATGCAGCAGAATCTGAGCGAGTTGAACCGGGAATTGGGGGTCAGCGAGGAGAAATACCGGGGCATTTTTGAAAATGTGACCGAAGGTATTTATCGGTGCGGCTCGGATGGAAGACTGATCGAGGTCAACCCGGCCATGGCCACCATGTTCGGCTTTAAGGATTCCGCCCAATTCTTGTCAGCGATTCCTACTCTTCAAGCTCTTTTTTGCAATGAAGAGGATTACGCTCGATACGAATCCCTGCTTGTGGTCGAGAGTGTGCGGCAGTTCGAAGTCAAGGTCTGTGGTCCCAAAGGGCTTTCCCTTTGGGCCGAGATCAGTGCCAGCGCCATGCATGAGGAAGGGAATGGGCGTCATGCGCATTTGCGAAGTGGAGTCGTGGGCGTCCTGGCGGATGTGACGGAGCGCAAGCACATGGTGGAAGAAATGTGCAGATTGGCGCGGACAGACAGCCTGACAGGATT comes from the Pseudodesulfovibrio piezophilus C1TLV30 genome and includes:
- a CDS encoding sensor domain-containing diguanylate cyclase; this translates as MSLITSIPTPTETTEESIAYTTLYNGAELYRTMTQEVFRKENRVLDRAKTALDDLHTSGESVNPAFSSLIKGYEKLLRQSHRLVTMGDRMQQNLSELNRELGVSEEKYRGIFENVTEGIYRCGSDGRLIEVNPAMATMFGFKDSAQFLSAIPTLQALFCNEEDYARYESLLVVESVRQFEVKVCGPKGLSLWAEISASAMHEEGNGRHAHLRSGVVGVLADVTERKHMVEEMCRLARTDSLTGLWNRRYFMEVAGREIARASRNKTQMSLLILDADYFKCVNDNYGHDIGDKALVVMSRLLLDSVRDVDAVGRYGGEEFVVLLPDASRKAACYVAERILKNIRRTKIEHGKGAFSMTVSIGLASLEEEETLDGLLKYADIALYAAKKNGRDRVEIYSRSECPCSVDEEGSEASACAGREQ